One Blattabacterium cuenoti DNA window includes the following coding sequences:
- the rnr gene encoding ribonuclease R: MKRKILHNNLATGFINITSYGYAFVSINGKQNDIFVSKKNTNRALEGDLVRIRFLRISNNRIEGKVLKILKRKRKNFIGILKIQSHSSKYGSVVVYNKTIHVDIHIPKKKLKGHFHNEKVLVRIISWPKNFNNPLGEIIKVFGLSGEHKTEFYSLLEEYGIPYEFPKKVEKEAKEIGLKKNFDTNQRKDMRNINTFTIDPIDAKDFDDAISIRKLNTNIWEIGIHIADVSHYVKEGTLLDQEAYIRATSVYFVGKVIPMLPKILSNNICSLKPEKDKLSFSFIFNINREGKILKSWIGKTIIRSNRKFTYEEVQKIIDKKKGSFYEEISTLLFFSKILTQKRIKNGAIFLDKVEIKFHLDKNKNPIELYLEKNNDAHRLIEEFMLLTNRKISEFVSLNIDGKPTKKTYIYRIHEKPDFQKIFVLKKIIEPLGYFLNVKNLKESINHLLKNVKGKSEKNMVENLILRSMSKAKYSTKNIGHYGLSFNYYTHFTSPIRRYSDIIAHRLLDFYLMKNKECKSKIKSVDFYEEQSKHCSYQERIAVDAEREFSKFIQVKYIKKYLGEEFYGIITGFTSWSVYIDLLLFQTEGMVLLRDIKEDIYTLNSNNYNNSIIGKKKRKIYHLGDKVKVKLIDANVEKKQITLDWIQ; encoded by the coding sequence TTGAAAAGAAAAATTCTACATAACAATTTAGCTACTGGATTCATAAATATTACTAGCTATGGATATGCTTTTGTAAGTATAAATGGAAAACAAAACGATATTTTTGTTTCGAAAAAAAACACAAATAGAGCTTTAGAAGGAGATTTAGTGAGAATCCGGTTTTTAAGAATTTCAAATAATAGAATAGAAGGAAAAGTTCTAAAAATTCTAAAAAGAAAAAGAAAAAATTTTATAGGAATATTGAAAATTCAATCTCATTCCTCTAAATATGGATCAGTAGTAGTTTATAACAAAACTATTCATGTAGATATACATATTCCAAAAAAAAAACTAAAAGGACATTTTCACAATGAAAAAGTGTTAGTCAGAATAATATCATGGCCCAAAAATTTCAATAATCCTTTAGGGGAAATCATAAAAGTATTTGGATTATCTGGAGAACATAAAACGGAATTTTATTCTTTATTGGAAGAGTATGGAATCCCATATGAATTTCCTAAAAAAGTAGAAAAAGAAGCAAAAGAAATTGGATTAAAAAAAAATTTTGATACCAATCAAAGAAAAGATATGCGAAATATTAATACTTTTACTATTGATCCTATAGATGCAAAAGATTTTGATGACGCGATTTCAATTAGAAAATTAAATACAAACATTTGGGAAATAGGAATTCATATTGCAGACGTATCACATTATGTAAAAGAAGGAACTTTACTGGATCAAGAAGCATACATACGAGCAACATCTGTTTATTTTGTAGGAAAAGTGATTCCTATGCTCCCAAAAATATTATCAAATAATATTTGTTCTTTGAAACCTGAAAAAGATAAACTCAGTTTCTCATTTATTTTTAATATCAACCGTGAAGGAAAAATATTAAAAAGTTGGATAGGAAAAACAATCATTAGATCCAATAGAAAATTTACATATGAAGAAGTACAAAAAATTATAGATAAAAAAAAAGGATCTTTTTATGAAGAAATTTCAACTTTGTTATTTTTTTCCAAAATTTTAACTCAAAAAAGAATAAAAAACGGAGCAATTTTTTTAGATAAAGTTGAAATCAAATTCCATTTGGATAAAAATAAAAATCCGATTGAATTGTATTTAGAAAAAAACAATGATGCTCATAGATTGATAGAAGAATTCATGTTATTGACTAATAGAAAAATTTCAGAATTTGTAAGTTTAAATATAGATGGAAAACCTACTAAAAAAACATATATTTATAGAATACACGAAAAACCCGATTTTCAAAAAATTTTCGTTTTAAAAAAAATAATAGAACCGTTAGGATATTTTTTAAATGTAAAAAATCTAAAAGAATCTATTAATCATCTCTTGAAAAATGTTAAAGGAAAATCAGAAAAAAATATGGTTGAAAATTTAATTTTGCGTTCCATGAGCAAAGCAAAATATTCCACAAAAAACATAGGACATTATGGGTTATCCTTTAACTATTATACTCATTTTACTTCCCCCATAAGGAGATATTCAGATATTATAGCACACCGTTTATTAGATTTTTATTTGATGAAAAATAAAGAATGTAAATCAAAAATAAAATCTGTGGATTTTTATGAAGAACAATCTAAACATTGTAGTTATCAAGAACGCATAGCAGTAGATGCAGAAAGAGAATTTTCAAAATTTATACAAGTAAAATACATTAAAAAATACCTAGGAGAAGAATTTTATGGAATTATTACAGGATTTACAAGTTGGAGTGTTTATATAGATTTATTATTATTTCAAACTGAAGGAATGGTTCTATTACGTGACATAAAAGAAGACATTTATACATTAAATTCAAATAATTATAATAATAGCATAATTGGTAAAAAAAAAAGAAAGATTTATCATTTAGGAGATAAAGTAAAAGTAAAATTAATTGATGCAAATGTAGAAAAAAAACAAATCACTCTTGATTGGATTCAGTAA
- a CDS encoding transglycosylase domain-containing protein yields MYKKNKKNKISFYLRILLFYFWFFFFLGISILFVIFYFASKGYLGPLPNTKDIEKPTMEVGSEVYDTNGILLGKFFSENRTLITYKQLPKYFVNALIAKEDIRFKNHSGIDLKSLIRAIISLGKRGGGSTISQQLAKLLFTGKSAKNKLERIHQKLLEWIMAVELEKRYTKEEIITMYCNKFDFLYNAKGIETAAHTYFNKKASELNLGECATLVGMLENPSLYNPKMYPKRSKKQKNLVLHQMNKYNFLNRKKYENELKKNIKINFKIQKKDFELLTYYGDFLKKEIQDALDDYEKKTGKRLNLYSSGLKIYTSIDAKMQDYAEKAVKKHLSQLQILFNNFQKKNKNSPFFNISQEKTKRILISAMHRTQLYQELKQKGIKEEKIIEEFKKPKYLKLFTWNGEKKVFISPWNFIRYQKSIIQAGLLSIESYTGYIKAWVGGIDFNYFQYDHVAKTQRQIGSVFKPILYATVINELHYTPCTKISNEKFHIGKWYPRNSNGKYGGFLTLKDGLAQSVNTISARLISQITPVPVIKLAKKMGIESIIPEHPSIALGSADLTLYEMTGAFNTFTNYGSYVRPSLLVKIEDEYGKLIKEHIDFSRRQVFSEEVAYIMLKLMQGVVQYGTAKRLLKYYNFLGLDIAGKTGTSNENSDGWFIGMIPNLTTGVWVGWEDRFAHFESIKLGQGANMALPIWAYYMKSLYKDSSLIYHDKLSFHKPENFKYNWTHCEDIFHNEDEDEDEKKNKDSDSSTETKNDDNNNENEDEKKNKEEEMINFNENNINTEPDNKNITIDK; encoded by the coding sequence GTGTATAAAAAAAATAAAAAAAATAAAATCAGTTTTTATTTACGTATACTTCTTTTTTATTTTTGGTTTTTCTTTTTTTTGGGGATTAGCATACTTTTTGTCATTTTTTATTTTGCATCGAAAGGATATTTAGGTCCTTTACCCAATACTAAAGATATCGAAAAACCCACAATGGAAGTTGGATCAGAGGTATATGATACAAATGGAATTTTACTTGGGAAGTTTTTTTCAGAAAATAGAACACTAATTACTTATAAACAACTTCCAAAATATTTTGTAAATGCCTTGATAGCAAAAGAAGATATTCGTTTTAAAAATCATTCAGGAATAGATCTAAAGTCACTTATCCGAGCCATTATTTCTTTGGGAAAAAGAGGAGGTGGGAGCACCATTTCTCAACAATTAGCAAAACTTCTTTTTACAGGTAAATCTGCGAAAAATAAACTAGAAAGAATCCATCAAAAACTTTTAGAATGGATCATGGCGGTTGAATTAGAAAAACGTTATACAAAAGAAGAAATCATTACTATGTATTGCAATAAATTTGATTTTTTGTATAATGCAAAAGGAATTGAGACTGCTGCTCATACTTATTTTAATAAAAAAGCTTCAGAATTAAATTTAGGAGAATGTGCGACATTAGTTGGAATGCTAGAAAATCCTTCTTTGTATAACCCAAAAATGTATCCTAAAAGATCTAAAAAACAAAAAAATTTGGTTTTACATCAAATGAATAAATATAATTTTTTGAATAGAAAAAAATATGAAAATGAATTAAAAAAAAACATAAAAATAAACTTCAAAATTCAAAAAAAAGATTTTGAATTATTAACCTATTATGGAGATTTTTTAAAAAAGGAAATCCAAGATGCATTAGATGATTACGAAAAAAAAACGGGAAAAAGATTAAATCTTTATTCTAGTGGATTAAAAATATACACATCTATTGATGCGAAAATGCAAGATTATGCTGAAAAAGCAGTTAAAAAACATCTTAGTCAATTACAAATTCTATTCAATAATTTTCAAAAAAAAAACAAAAACTCTCCATTTTTTAATATATCTCAAGAAAAAACAAAGAGAATTCTTATATCTGCTATGCATAGAACACAGCTTTATCAAGAACTGAAACAAAAAGGGATTAAAGAAGAAAAAATTATAGAAGAATTTAAAAAACCAAAATATCTCAAATTATTCACTTGGAATGGAGAGAAAAAAGTTTTCATATCCCCATGGAATTTTATTCGTTATCAAAAAAGTATTATCCAAGCTGGATTATTATCTATAGAATCTTATACAGGATATATAAAAGCATGGGTAGGAGGAATAGATTTTAATTATTTTCAATATGATCATGTAGCAAAAACACAACGTCAAATTGGATCCGTTTTTAAACCTATTTTATATGCAACTGTTATTAATGAATTACATTATACACCTTGTACTAAAATATCAAATGAAAAATTCCATATAGGAAAATGGTATCCTAGAAATTCAAATGGAAAATATGGAGGATTTTTAACATTAAAAGATGGATTAGCACAATCAGTAAATACAATTTCTGCTCGTCTTATATCTCAAATAACCCCAGTTCCAGTAATTAAATTAGCAAAAAAAATGGGAATAGAATCTATCATTCCTGAACATCCCTCCATTGCTCTTGGATCGGCCGATTTAACACTGTACGAAATGACGGGAGCATTTAATACATTTACTAATTATGGTTCTTACGTAAGACCTAGTCTTTTAGTTAAAATAGAAGATGAATATGGAAAATTAATCAAAGAACATATAGATTTTAGTAGAAGACAAGTTTTTAGCGAAGAGGTTGCATATATAATGTTAAAACTAATGCAAGGGGTAGTTCAATATGGAACTGCTAAAAGATTATTGAAGTATTATAATTTTTTAGGATTAGATATAGCAGGAAAAACGGGGACGAGTAATGAAAATTCAGATGGATGGTTTATAGGAATGATTCCAAATTTAACTACTGGAGTATGGGTTGGATGGGAAGATAGATTTGCTCATTTTGAAAGTATAAAATTGGGGCAAGGAGCTAATATGGCATTACCTATATGGGCTTATTATATGAAAAGTTTATATAAAGATTCAAGCCTTATTTATCATGATAAACTATCATTTCATAAACCAGAAAATTTCAAATATAATTGGACCCATTGTGAAGATATTTTTCATAATGAAGATGAAGATGAAGATGAAAAAAAAAATAAAGATTCCGATTCTTCTACTGAGACTAAGAATGATGATAATAATAATGAGAATGAAGATGAAAAAAAAAATAAAGAAGAAGAGATGATAAACTTTAATGAGAATAATATCAATACAGAACCTGATAATAAAAATATTACGATAGATAAATAA
- a CDS encoding PSP1 domain-containing protein: MEKLCSSCFNNQYCNNRNKNRSRRENHFKFDVIDWLSNIQSPFEEKKKIVEVKFKNDRKEFFLYFEKIPLYQGDPVTVETVESTNNKKPIEYDVGIVNLTGELVKLQIRNKNISLDSLTKKIYRKSTNKEINIWNYSKKKEYKSLLQARKFAKDLNLTMKICDVEYQGDGKKATLYYTAVNRVDFRKLIKELAKTFRTRIEMRQIGYRQEAAKIGGIGSCGRELCCSTWLKKLKTVNTNSARYQQLSINIQKLTGQCSKLKCCLNYELDTYLSAIKDFPDIHSKIYTEKGAAQCMKIDVFKKKMWFSYIKNPNTWYIIELKKIKDILKKNKKNKIAPPLEKLSTINAIQNTKLTYK; the protein is encoded by the coding sequence ATGGAAAAATTATGTTCTAGTTGTTTTAATAATCAATATTGTAATAATAGAAATAAAAATAGAAGTAGAAGAGAGAATCATTTTAAATTTGACGTAATAGATTGGTTGTCCAATATACAATCTCCTTTTGAAGAAAAAAAAAAGATAGTAGAAGTAAAATTTAAAAATGATAGAAAAGAATTTTTTCTCTATTTTGAAAAAATTCCTCTTTATCAAGGGGATCCTGTCACTGTTGAAACTGTAGAATCTACTAATAATAAAAAACCTATAGAATATGATGTGGGAATAGTAAATCTAACTGGAGAATTAGTAAAATTACAAATACGAAATAAAAATATTTCCTTGGATTCTTTAACAAAAAAAATATATAGAAAATCAACAAATAAAGAAATAAATATCTGGAATTATTCAAAAAAAAAAGAATACAAGAGTCTTTTACAGGCTAGAAAATTTGCAAAAGATTTAAATCTTACTATGAAAATTTGTGATGTGGAATATCAAGGAGATGGAAAAAAAGCCACATTGTATTATACAGCAGTAAATAGGGTTGACTTCAGAAAATTGATCAAGGAATTAGCTAAAACATTTCGTACAAGAATAGAAATGCGTCAGATAGGATATAGACAAGAAGCAGCAAAAATTGGGGGGATAGGATCTTGTGGACGTGAACTTTGTTGTTCTACTTGGTTAAAAAAATTAAAGACCGTTAACACCAATTCTGCTAGATATCAACAACTTTCTATCAATATACAAAAATTAACTGGACAATGTAGTAAATTGAAATGTTGTTTAAACTATGAATTGGATACCTATTTATCTGCTATAAAAGATTTTCCAGACATTCATAGCAAAATTTATACAGAAAAAGGGGCTGCACAATGTATGAAAATTGATGTTTTTAAAAAAAAAATGTGGTTTTCTTACATAAAGAATCCAAACACCTGGTACATAATAGAATTAAAAAAGATAAAAGATATTTTAAAAAAAAACAAAAAAAATAAAATAGCTCCTCCCCTGGAAAAATTATCAACAATCAATGCCATTCAAAATACAAAATTAACATATAAATAA
- a CDS encoding NAD(P)-dependent oxidoreductase, producing MIKRILILDKNHPFIIYKLRKEKLICDENYFDPVEIIMKNIFLYDGIILRSRLKIDKKFMNKAINLKFIARVGSGMENIDKDYALKKGITLISSPEGNKDSVAEHAIAMLLCMMNNVIRTHQEIKIGKWNRESNIGKEIMGKTIGIIGYGNTGKAFAKKLSGFETTTLCYDILPKIGDNYAKQVDMEKIFIESDIISLHVPYTKGTKGMVNEKFIKNFCKPFYLVNTSRGECVLTEHLVNALKNGKIYGACLDVLEYEKSSFEDFFNHRNLSKNFFYLIDSDKVILTPHIAGWTKESRYKMAKIIVNKIIFLKKKFHYH from the coding sequence ATGATAAAAAGAATATTAATTTTAGATAAAAATCATCCTTTTATCATATATAAACTCAGAAAAGAAAAATTAATTTGTGATGAAAATTATTTTGATCCTGTAGAAATCATTATGAAAAATATCTTTTTATATGACGGAATTATTTTGAGAAGTCGTTTAAAAATAGATAAAAAATTTATGAATAAGGCTATAAATTTAAAATTTATAGCTCGTGTTGGATCTGGAATGGAAAATATAGATAAAGATTATGCTTTAAAAAAAGGGATTACATTAATTTCTTCTCCAGAAGGAAATAAAGATTCTGTAGCAGAACATGCTATAGCTATGCTTTTATGTATGATGAATAATGTTATTCGTACTCATCAAGAAATTAAGATAGGAAAGTGGAACAGAGAATCTAATATAGGAAAAGAGATAATGGGAAAAACAATAGGAATTATAGGATATGGAAATACTGGAAAAGCTTTTGCTAAAAAACTTTCAGGATTTGAAACGACAACATTATGTTATGATATCCTTCCTAAAATAGGAGATAATTATGCAAAACAAGTAGATATGGAAAAAATATTTATAGAATCTGATATAATTAGCCTTCATGTCCCTTATACAAAGGGGACAAAAGGAATGGTAAACGAAAAATTTATAAAAAATTTTTGTAAACCTTTTTATTTAGTGAACACTTCTCGTGGAGAATGTGTGCTTACTGAGCATTTGGTAAATGCATTGAAAAATGGAAAGATATATGGAGCCTGTTTAGATGTACTAGAATATGAAAAATCTTCTTTTGAAGATTTTTTCAATCATCGAAATCTTTCTAAAAACTTTTTTTATCTTATTGATTCTGATAAAGTTATATTAACCCCCCACATTGCTGGATGGACAAAAGAATCAAGATATAAAATGGCTAAAATCATTGTTAATAAAATAATTTTTTTAAAAAAAAAATTTCATTATCACTGA
- the coaD gene encoding pantetheine-phosphate adenylyltransferase: MEKKIAVFPGSFDPITLGHYDVIIRSLNLFDKIIIAIGKNNEKKNMFSFRKRKEWIEKTFFSFSKDRIEIDIFQGLITSFCIKKKAHFLLRGIRNQLDFEFEKNMFYANKELENSNSISIETVFIFSSYNKSHISSCVVRDIIKNRGDYTVFVPHSVRI; this comes from the coding sequence ATGGAGAAAAAGATTGCTGTTTTTCCTGGTTCATTTGATCCTATAACTTTGGGACATTATGATGTTATTATTAGATCTTTAAATTTGTTTGATAAAATCATTATAGCCATTGGAAAAAATAATGAAAAGAAAAACATGTTTTCTTTTAGAAAAAGAAAAGAATGGATAGAAAAAACTTTTTTCAGTTTTTCTAAAGATAGAATCGAAATAGATATATTTCAGGGGCTTATAACTTCTTTTTGTATAAAAAAAAAGGCTCATTTTTTGTTGAGAGGGATTAGAAATCAATTGGATTTTGAATTTGAAAAGAATATGTTTTATGCAAATAAAGAATTAGAAAATTCAAATTCTATTTCTATTGAAACGGTATTTATTTTTTCTTCTTATAACAAGTCTCATATTAGTTCTTGTGTTGTAAGAGATATCATCAAAAATAGGGGGGATTATACTGTTTTTGTTCCTCATTCTGTGAGAATTTAA
- the cysK gene encoding cysteine synthase A, producing MRVESILKTIGNTPHVHLNRLFPTHKVWIKLEKNNPGGSIKDRIALSMIEDAENQGILKRGDLIIEPTSGNTGVGLAMVSAVKGYRLILVMPESMSIERRKLFSIFGAKFVLTPREEGMKGSIKKAEELINSIPNSWMPRQFENVSNPNIHSHTTAKEIIDSFPEGIDYFITGVGTGGHITGVAEVLKKKFPKVKIFSVEPVESPVIFGGVGGTHSLQGLGAGFIPPILNVNLLNGSFLVSKEEAFKFVRKIAIKEGILVGISTGASLSAIDKKLSNISRESTILTFNYDTGERYLSVENLF from the coding sequence ATGAGAGTAGAAAGCATCCTAAAAACTATTGGGAATACACCTCATGTCCATCTTAATCGTTTATTTCCTACTCATAAAGTATGGATAAAATTGGAAAAAAATAATCCTGGGGGGAGTATTAAAGATAGAATTGCATTATCAATGATTGAAGATGCAGAGAATCAAGGAATACTTAAAAGGGGGGATCTCATTATAGAACCTACATCTGGAAATACCGGAGTAGGGCTAGCTATGGTTTCTGCTGTAAAAGGATATCGTCTGATTTTAGTTATGCCCGAATCCATGAGTATTGAAAGAAGAAAACTTTTTTCTATTTTCGGAGCAAAATTTGTCCTTACTCCTAGAGAAGAAGGAATGAAAGGTTCTATTAAAAAAGCAGAAGAGTTGATAAATTCTATACCTAATTCTTGGATGCCAAGACAATTTGAGAATGTTTCCAATCCAAATATACACAGTCATACAACTGCAAAGGAAATTATTGATTCTTTTCCTGAGGGAATAGATTATTTTATTACAGGAGTGGGGACTGGAGGACATATAACTGGAGTAGCAGAAGTATTGAAAAAAAAATTTCCAAAAGTAAAAATTTTTTCTGTAGAACCAGTGGAATCTCCTGTTATATTTGGAGGGGTTGGAGGAACTCATTCCTTGCAAGGATTAGGAGCTGGATTTATCCCCCCTATTCTAAATGTGAATCTTTTAAATGGATCTTTTTTGGTATCAAAAGAAGAAGCATTTAAGTTTGTCAGAAAAATTGCAATAAAAGAAGGGATTCTTGTTGGAATTTCTACAGGAGCTTCTTTGTCAGCTATAGACAAAAAACTCTCTAATATTTCTAGAGAATCTACAATACTTACATTCAATTATGATACGGGAGAAAGATATTTATCAGTAGAGAATCTTTTTTAG
- a CDS encoding flavodoxin domain-containing protein, producing MREKKHLCGIVLNNLLLNKKNNKSHKEFYHIEILMNESGDYSPGDSVAIMAENSSEEVHKIMNFLKSWKKIIFNDKNEKNMMFFMFKKKFNIVHLSRNMLSKYSFFSDQNPIYSNKKIWSFFDLLKKFPLKKEVQLKDFIELMDPIKPRLYSISSSPKAHNNTVIHITVLRHQFKIDGKIKYGYCSNFLSKLKKGDLLSFFIHRNHLFKLPKSNKDIILIGTGTGIAPFRSFLYEREINRSTGKNWLFFGNQYSEIDFLYQMEIKNWKKNGILNHINISFSRDQKKKIYVQDEIWKNRKEFYKWIKNGAYIYICGKKKNMSVDVENTLLRVIKEELGENSLEFLKKMKKNKRYSKDVY from the coding sequence ATGAGGGAAAAAAAACATTTATGTGGAATAGTTTTGAATAATTTACTTTTAAACAAAAAAAATAATAAATCTCATAAAGAATTTTATCACATTGAAATATTGATGAATGAATCTGGTGACTACTCTCCAGGAGACTCTGTTGCAATAATGGCGGAAAACTCATCAGAAGAAGTTCATAAAATTATGAATTTTTTGAAAAGTTGGAAAAAAATAATTTTTAATGATAAAAATGAAAAAAATATGATGTTTTTTATGTTTAAAAAAAAATTTAACATCGTTCATTTATCCCGAAATATGTTAAGTAAGTATTCTTTTTTTTCAGATCAAAATCCTATTTATTCTAATAAAAAAATATGGAGTTTTTTTGATCTTTTAAAAAAATTTCCTTTAAAAAAGGAAGTTCAATTAAAAGATTTTATTGAGCTTATGGATCCTATAAAACCTAGATTGTATTCTATCTCATCTTCTCCTAAAGCACACAATAATACTGTAATACATATTACAGTATTACGTCATCAATTTAAAATTGATGGAAAAATTAAATATGGATATTGTTCTAATTTTCTTTCTAAATTAAAAAAAGGAGATCTATTATCTTTTTTTATTCATAGAAATCATTTATTTAAATTACCAAAATCCAATAAGGATATAATACTTATTGGAACTGGTACGGGGATAGCTCCTTTTCGTTCTTTTTTATATGAAAGAGAAATTAATAGATCTACTGGAAAAAATTGGCTTTTTTTTGGAAATCAATATTCAGAAATTGATTTTCTATATCAAATGGAAATAAAAAATTGGAAAAAAAATGGAATATTAAACCATATAAATATCTCTTTTTCTAGAGATCAAAAAAAAAAAATTTATGTACAAGATGAAATATGGAAAAACCGTAAAGAGTTTTACAAATGGATAAAAAATGGTGCATATATTTACATTTGCGGAAAAAAAAAAAATATGAGTGTGGATGTTGAAAATACATTACTTCGTGTAATAAAAGAAGAGTTAGGAGAAAATTCTCTCGAATTTTTAAAAAAAATGAAAAAAAATAAACGTTATTCAAAGGATGTATACTAA
- a CDS encoding serine O-acetyltransferase — MQNLNIDFLEKLFENNKKRKYSFPNKKMSTKFVEDLFYILFTPDKKILNKISFFKKNYKILQKKLYSIFLELNIEEKNSEKLSQKFFKKIPHIYQTLIMDANAILEFDPAATVIEEIFLSYPGFFATALYRIAHQLWIQNIPIFPRLITEYAHSKTGVDIHASAEIGNSFVIDHGTGIVVGSSTKIGNNVKIYQGVTLGAIYVDKKLENKKRHPTIEDKVTIYAGGTILGGETVIGHDSILGGNVWVTRSIPPFSIVYQKSEIKMRNNNTPFPDSINFMI; from the coding sequence ATGCAAAATCTAAATATAGATTTTTTAGAAAAACTATTTGAAAATAATAAAAAAAGAAAATATTCTTTTCCAAATAAAAAAATGTCCACAAAATTTGTGGAAGATTTATTTTATATTCTTTTTACGCCTGACAAAAAGATTTTAAATAAAATTTCTTTTTTCAAAAAAAATTATAAAATTTTACAAAAAAAGTTATATTCTATTTTTTTAGAATTAAACATTGAAGAAAAAAATTCTGAAAAACTTTCTCAAAAATTCTTTAAAAAAATTCCTCATATTTATCAGACGTTAATTATGGACGCTAATGCCATTTTAGAATTTGATCCTGCCGCAACTGTTATAGAAGAAATATTTTTGTCCTATCCTGGTTTTTTTGCTACCGCGTTATATAGAATAGCTCATCAACTATGGATTCAAAATATTCCAATTTTTCCTAGATTGATAACAGAATACGCGCATAGTAAAACGGGGGTGGATATTCATGCTTCTGCAGAAATAGGAAATTCTTTTGTAATAGATCATGGAACCGGAATAGTAGTTGGATCTAGCACAAAAATAGGAAATAATGTTAAAATATATCAAGGAGTAACTTTAGGTGCCATATATGTAGATAAAAAATTAGAAAATAAAAAACGTCATCCTACCATAGAAGATAAAGTAACTATCTATGCTGGAGGAACTATTTTGGGAGGAGAAACTGTAATTGGACACGATAGCATACTTGGGGGGAATGTATGGGTAACCCGTAGTATTCCTCCTTTCTCTATAGTTTATCAAAAAAGTGAAATTAAAATGCGTAATAATAATACCCCTTTTCCTGATTCTATTAATTTTATGATATAA